Proteins encoded within one genomic window of Gloeobacter kilaueensis JS1:
- a CDS encoding amino acid permease has protein sequence MTTSRGSLRRSLGLIDGAAIVIGITIGSGIFASPGRVVAQVGSVGMAMAVWVVGGLLSLAGALCYAELGAALPVAGGEYAYLSRSLGRPLGFMFTWTQFFVMKTGAQAIVSIVFASYLGSILFGLDPRGAGVDGDWRIKAIAVSALVVLTAINCLGVRQGAVVQLVFTALKLVGLAGIIVLGFVGLTQGGWTHFVQPFAGSIALPSAFGGAMITSLWAYDGWSNLNAVGEELREPERNIPRAIILGTLGVMVVYILANIAYLAVLTPAEMASSRAAATALAVRIIGPVGGVLVPLAVAFSTFGTTNGSLITGARIFYAAARDGQFPRPFSYVSPQAVPTVALVAQGAWAVLLVLPGDFGTLVDYFGFAAWLFYALTVIGLIVLRVQAPDLPRPYRVRPYPLIPILFLLVASFLIVNALSTTPQAWFALGFMGIGLVVYFLFFRTPKLEETITVQE, from the coding sequence GTGACGACCTCCAGGGGCAGCCTGCGCCGCTCGCTTGGCCTCATCGACGGTGCGGCGATTGTGATCGGCATAACGATCGGCTCCGGCATCTTTGCCAGCCCAGGCCGGGTGGTGGCCCAGGTGGGCTCGGTGGGGATGGCGATGGCAGTCTGGGTCGTCGGGGGATTGCTGTCTCTAGCCGGTGCCCTCTGCTACGCCGAACTGGGGGCGGCATTGCCGGTAGCAGGAGGAGAATACGCCTACCTCAGCCGCTCCCTGGGCCGCCCGCTGGGCTTTATGTTTACCTGGACCCAGTTTTTTGTGATGAAGACCGGTGCCCAGGCGATCGTGAGCATCGTGTTTGCCAGTTACTTAGGCAGCATTCTCTTTGGGCTCGACCCGAGGGGGGCGGGGGTGGACGGTGACTGGCGGATTAAGGCGATTGCCGTCAGTGCCCTGGTGGTCCTCACCGCGATCAACTGCCTCGGGGTGCGCCAGGGAGCAGTCGTCCAGCTCGTCTTTACCGCCCTCAAACTGGTGGGCCTGGCCGGGATCATCGTCCTGGGCTTTGTGGGCCTCACCCAGGGTGGCTGGACGCACTTTGTCCAGCCCTTCGCCGGTTCGATCGCCCTGCCCAGTGCCTTCGGCGGGGCGATGATTACAAGCCTCTGGGCCTACGACGGCTGGAGCAACCTCAACGCCGTAGGCGAAGAACTGCGCGAGCCGGAGCGCAACATTCCCCGCGCGATCATCCTCGGCACCCTGGGGGTGATGGTCGTGTATATCCTCGCCAACATTGCCTACCTGGCGGTGCTCACCCCGGCGGAGATGGCTTCCTCGCGGGCAGCGGCCACCGCCCTCGCCGTGCGGATCATCGGTCCTGTAGGCGGGGTGCTCGTTCCGCTTGCCGTCGCCTTTTCGACCTTTGGCACCACCAACGGCTCGCTCATTACCGGAGCGCGGATCTTTTATGCGGCGGCCCGCGACGGCCAGTTTCCCCGCCCCTTCAGCTACGTAAGTCCCCAGGCGGTGCCGACTGTCGCCCTCGTTGCCCAGGGAGCCTGGGCGGTGCTGCTGGTGCTCCCTGGCGACTTCGGGACGCTGGTCGATTATTTTGGTTTTGCTGCCTGGCTCTTTTATGCGCTGACGGTGATTGGTCTTATCGTCCTGCGCGTCCAGGCACCGGATCTGCCCCGGCCCTACAGGGTGCGGCCCTATCCGCTCATTCCGATTTTGTTTTTGCTGGTCGCGAGTTTTTTGATCGTCAACGCCCTGAGCACGACGCCCCAGGCGTGGTTTGCCCTCGGGTTTATGGGGATTGGGCTGGTGGTTTATTTTCTGTTCTTTCGCACCCCCAAACTCGAAGAAACAATCACCGTCCAGGAGTAG
- a CDS encoding iron-containing alcohol dehydrogenase, with translation MQNFTFHNPVKILFGQGQIRALATEIPPAARILLTYGGGSIRSNGVYDQIQQALKGRVLFEFGGIEPNPTLETLNRAVALARAEGIDFLLAVGGGSVLDGTKFIAAAIPFAGDSWQIVASHAPVTQAIPMGTVLTLPATGSEMNGTAVITRGATREKLYFSSPLVMPRFSILDPETTFSLSERQVGNGVADAFTHVVEQYLTYPVNAPLQDRMAEAILLTLIEEGPKTLAQPEDYDARANLMWCATLALNGLIGAGVPQDWTTHAIGHELTALHGIDHGRTLAIVLPAVLQHQRKRKRAKLLQYAERIWGLRAGDEESRIDGAIEKTRAFFESVGVPTRLADYSVSAETIPVVVERLAGRGPVALGEHQDIDAAAVGRILALSL, from the coding sequence ATGCAAAATTTTACGTTCCACAATCCAGTCAAGATTCTCTTTGGCCAGGGGCAGATCCGCGCTCTGGCGACAGAGATTCCACCTGCCGCCCGGATCTTGCTTACCTACGGCGGCGGCAGCATCCGCTCCAACGGCGTCTATGACCAGATCCAGCAGGCGCTCAAAGGCCGGGTGCTCTTTGAATTTGGCGGTATCGAACCCAACCCGACGCTGGAGACGCTGAACAGGGCTGTAGCCCTCGCCCGCGCCGAGGGTATCGACTTTTTACTCGCCGTCGGCGGCGGCTCGGTTCTCGACGGCACCAAGTTCATCGCCGCCGCCATTCCCTTCGCGGGCGATTCCTGGCAGATCGTGGCAAGCCATGCGCCAGTTACCCAGGCGATCCCGATGGGCACCGTGCTCACTTTGCCTGCCACGGGTTCTGAGATGAACGGAACAGCGGTGATCACCCGTGGGGCCACCCGCGAAAAGCTGTACTTCAGTAGCCCTCTGGTCATGCCCCGCTTCTCGATTCTCGATCCAGAAACGACCTTCTCCCTCTCCGAGCGCCAGGTGGGCAACGGCGTCGCCGACGCTTTCACCCACGTCGTCGAGCAGTACCTCACCTACCCGGTGAACGCTCCGCTGCAGGACCGCATGGCCGAAGCGATCTTGCTGACGCTCATCGAAGAAGGCCCAAAGACCCTTGCTCAGCCGGAGGACTACGACGCACGGGCCAACTTGATGTGGTGTGCGACGCTTGCCCTCAACGGCCTGATCGGGGCGGGTGTGCCCCAGGACTGGACTACCCATGCCATCGGCCACGAGCTGACGGCCCTGCACGGCATCGATCATGGCCGCACCCTCGCCATCGTCCTGCCCGCCGTGCTCCAGCACCAGCGCAAGCGCAAGCGCGCCAAGCTGCTGCAGTACGCCGAGCGGATCTGGGGCCTGAGGGCGGGCGACGAGGAGTCCCGCATCGATGGGGCGATCGAGAAGACCCGCGCCTTTTTTGAATCGGTCGGGGTACCGACGCGGCTCGCCGACTACAGCGTTTCAGCCGAAACGATCCCGGTGGTCGTCGAGCGGCTCGCAGGCCGGGGTCCGGTGGCCTTAGGCGAGCACCAGGACATCGACGCGGCGGCGGTGGGCCGCATCCTGGCCCTCAGCTTATAG
- a CDS encoding NAD(P)/FAD-dependent oxidoreductase yields the protein MRNLTMPTVIVGGGFTGLFTALRLHQLRYPQQAVLIDREEQFAFKPLLYELLSGEMDPHQVIPRFEELLAGTTITFVHDSVEAIDLNGRQVSLTSGLRYHYDRLVLAVGSVGSYDAKAEGAAEHSFGFRTAEEVMQLKRHLRRTLQRASQTDESEERRRLLTIVVAGAGPTGLELAATLADWLPGRYAELGGEPGEIRVVLIHRSGEILQGDMNENLRRTVRMALPRRRVPVELVLEAEVMTIGPEAVQLTLRDGSRTIPTATCVWTAGTAVHPLLRALAVSPEHRDRRGRLVVTPTLQLPEYPEVFAGGDCTVLAQEALPAIAQVAYQQGFAIARNLKALAEGQPTQPAQVHLRGTLMKLGLGEAAAELFDRYEIKGRPGHLVRQARYLELLPAPAHNFKATAEWLTDALFQRLGRGES from the coding sequence ATGCGAAACCTGACGATGCCGACGGTGATCGTCGGCGGTGGTTTTACGGGTCTATTCACCGCTCTGCGCCTGCACCAGTTGCGCTATCCGCAGCAGGCGGTGCTGATCGACAGGGAGGAGCAGTTCGCCTTCAAGCCCCTGCTCTACGAACTGCTCTCCGGCGAGATGGACCCCCATCAGGTGATCCCGCGCTTCGAGGAGCTGTTGGCGGGGACGACGATCACCTTCGTCCACGACAGCGTTGAAGCGATCGACCTGAACGGGCGACAGGTGAGCCTCACCTCCGGCCTGCGCTACCACTACGACCGGCTGGTGCTTGCCGTGGGCAGCGTCGGCAGCTACGACGCAAAAGCCGAGGGGGCCGCCGAGCACAGCTTCGGCTTTCGCACCGCCGAGGAGGTGATGCAGCTGAAGCGCCATCTGCGCCGCACGCTGCAGCGGGCAAGCCAGACTGATGAATCCGAGGAGCGCCGGCGGCTGCTCACGATCGTCGTCGCCGGGGCGGGTCCCACCGGGCTTGAGCTGGCGGCGACGCTGGCGGACTGGCTGCCTGGACGCTACGCCGAGCTGGGAGGGGAGCCGGGAGAAATCCGGGTGGTGCTCATCCACCGCAGCGGCGAAATTCTTCAGGGGGACATGAACGAAAATCTGCGCCGGACGGTGCGGATGGCTCTGCCGAGGCGGCGGGTACCGGTCGAACTGGTGCTCGAAGCCGAGGTGATGACGATTGGGCCAGAAGCGGTGCAGCTGACTCTGCGCGACGGCTCCCGGACGATTCCCACCGCCACCTGTGTCTGGACCGCAGGCACCGCCGTCCACCCCCTGCTGCGCGCCCTCGCCGTCTCCCCCGAGCACCGCGACCGGCGCGGTCGTCTGGTGGTCACCCCGACGTTGCAACTGCCCGAGTACCCGGAGGTCTTTGCCGGTGGGGACTGTACGGTACTTGCGCAGGAGGCACTGCCCGCCATCGCCCAGGTAGCCTACCAGCAGGGTTTTGCCATCGCCCGCAACCTCAAGGCGCTGGCGGAGGGCCAGCCCACTCAGCCTGCCCAGGTTCACCTGCGGGGCACCCTGATGAAGCTGGGCCTCGGGGAAGCGGCGGCGGAGCTGTTCGACCGCTACGAAATCAAGGGCAGACCGGGGCATCTGGTGCGCCAGGCGCGCTACCTTGAGCTGCTGCCCGCTCCTGCCCACAACTTCAAGGCGACGGCGGAGTGGCTCACCGACGCCCTCTTCCAGCGCCTCGGTCGCGGCGAGTCTTGA
- the alaS gene encoding alanine--tRNA ligase: MPVALSGNQIREKFLQFFESKGHKRLPSASLIPEDPTVLLTIAGMLPFKPVFMGKQAAPAPRATTSQKCVRTNDIENVGRTARHHTFFEMLGNFSFGDYFKREAIAWAWELVTVVYALPADRLWVSVYEDDGEAFGLWQEVAGLPPHRIRKMGAESNFWESGPTGPCGPCSEIYYDFHPERGEVEIDLDDDSRFLEIYNLVFMQLNRDSQGNLSELPRKNIDTGLGLERMAQVLQGVPNNYETDLLLPIIARAAELAGKDYFQLSEADKVSFKIVGDHTRAVVHLIADGVKPGNEGREYVLRRLVRRLVRRGRQAGIAGAFTQKTAAVAIDLMGGAYPNLIERRSAIMTMLGNEEAAFLRTLENGEKLLADILGRSRGTVSGEDAFTLFDTYGFPLELTIEAAAERGLAVDLKEYEAKMQEQRERAKRAAKTTDLTGGVDLTGVPATEFVGYQGLTAQARVLGILNDGKAYGSANAGAEVLILLTHSPFYAEGGGQVSDRGYLTNEAQDLFVIIEDVQKQGEIFLHKGKIQQGQLKAGEVVICRVDLVSRRLLQAHHTATHLLHAALRKVLGEEVQQQGSLVAYDRLRFDFNSPRALTPQDIAQIEQMVNTWVMEGRPVGAEVMPIAKAKELGALAFFGDKYGEQVRVIGVPGVSIEFCGGTHASNTIEIGPFKIVSESGIAAGVRRIEAVAGVALLGYMRTREQVTNALSSEFKVPVEQIPQRVAAIVGEAKQAIKQVDSLKSALATARSEALMSEVEQYGEFRVLVGHMGDTEPEPLKAAAEHLLTRLGEGAVVLGSAPAADKVSLVAAFSPRAIGMGLDAGKFIGPIAQIAGGGGGGRPNIAQAGGKQPEKLKAALDQAFAKLYDTFNE, from the coding sequence ATGCCAGTTGCCCTGAGTGGAAACCAGATCCGCGAGAAATTCTTGCAATTTTTTGAGAGCAAGGGACACAAGCGCCTGCCGAGTGCCTCGCTGATCCCCGAAGACCCGACGGTTCTGCTCACGATCGCCGGTATGTTGCCTTTCAAGCCGGTGTTCATGGGCAAACAGGCCGCCCCTGCCCCGCGCGCCACCACCTCCCAAAAGTGCGTGCGCACCAACGACATCGAAAATGTGGGGCGCACAGCCCGCCACCACACCTTCTTTGAGATGCTCGGCAACTTTTCGTTCGGCGACTACTTCAAGCGCGAGGCGATCGCCTGGGCCTGGGAACTGGTGACAGTGGTCTACGCTCTGCCTGCCGACCGCCTCTGGGTGAGCGTCTACGAGGACGACGGCGAGGCGTTTGGCCTCTGGCAGGAGGTGGCGGGTCTACCGCCCCACCGCATCCGCAAGATGGGGGCAGAATCGAACTTCTGGGAGTCCGGTCCCACCGGTCCCTGCGGGCCGTGCTCCGAGATCTACTACGACTTTCATCCCGAGCGGGGCGAAGTTGAGATCGACCTCGACGACGACAGCCGCTTTCTTGAAATCTATAACCTCGTCTTCATGCAGCTCAACCGCGACAGCCAGGGCAACCTGAGCGAATTGCCGCGCAAAAATATCGATACGGGGCTGGGGCTGGAGCGCATGGCCCAGGTGCTGCAGGGGGTGCCCAACAACTACGAGACCGACCTGCTGTTGCCGATTATCGCAAGGGCGGCGGAGCTGGCCGGTAAAGATTATTTCCAGCTGAGCGAGGCGGACAAAGTTTCCTTTAAGATTGTGGGCGACCACACTCGCGCCGTCGTCCACCTCATCGCTGACGGGGTCAAGCCCGGCAACGAGGGCCGCGAGTACGTCCTCCGGCGGCTGGTGCGCCGGTTGGTGCGCCGGGGCAGGCAGGCGGGCATCGCGGGAGCTTTTACCCAGAAGACGGCGGCGGTAGCGATCGACTTGATGGGAGGAGCCTATCCAAATCTGATCGAGCGGCGCAGCGCGATCATGACGATGCTCGGCAACGAGGAGGCGGCCTTCCTGCGCACCCTCGAAAACGGCGAGAAGCTGCTTGCAGACATTCTGGGGCGCAGCCGGGGCACGGTCTCCGGAGAAGATGCTTTTACGCTGTTTGATACCTATGGTTTTCCATTGGAACTGACGATCGAGGCGGCTGCGGAGAGGGGATTGGCTGTCGATCTCAAAGAATACGAGGCGAAGATGCAAGAGCAACGCGAACGGGCCAAACGTGCGGCCAAGACCACCGATCTGACGGGCGGCGTCGATCTGACCGGTGTACCGGCCACCGAATTTGTCGGCTACCAGGGACTGACCGCCCAGGCGCGGGTCCTGGGCATTCTCAACGACGGCAAAGCCTACGGTTCGGCCAACGCCGGAGCGGAGGTGCTGATCTTGCTCACCCACAGCCCCTTCTACGCCGAAGGGGGCGGTCAGGTGAGCGACCGGGGCTACCTCACCAACGAGGCGCAGGATCTGTTTGTAATCATCGAGGACGTGCAAAAGCAGGGCGAGATCTTCCTGCACAAGGGCAAGATTCAGCAGGGGCAACTCAAGGCGGGCGAGGTGGTGATCTGCCGCGTCGATCTGGTGAGCCGCCGCTTGCTGCAGGCCCATCACACCGCCACCCACCTCCTGCACGCCGCCCTGCGCAAGGTGCTCGGAGAAGAGGTGCAGCAGCAGGGATCGCTCGTCGCCTACGACCGCCTGCGCTTTGATTTCAACTCGCCCAGAGCCCTCACCCCCCAGGACATCGCTCAGATCGAGCAGATGGTCAACACCTGGGTGATGGAGGGCCGTCCGGTGGGCGCGGAGGTGATGCCCATCGCCAAGGCCAAAGAACTCGGGGCGCTGGCCTTCTTTGGCGACAAGTACGGCGAGCAGGTACGGGTGATCGGTGTGCCGGGGGTGAGCATCGAGTTTTGCGGCGGCACCCACGCCAGCAACACGATCGAAATCGGTCCTTTTAAGATCGTCTCCGAGTCCGGCATCGCCGCCGGTGTGCGGCGGATCGAGGCGGTGGCCGGGGTGGCGCTCTTAGGCTACATGCGCACCCGCGAACAGGTGACCAACGCCCTCAGTAGCGAGTTCAAGGTGCCCGTCGAACAGATCCCCCAGCGCGTCGCGGCGATCGTCGGCGAAGCGAAGCAGGCGATCAAGCAGGTCGATAGCCTCAAATCGGCCCTTGCCACGGCCCGCTCCGAGGCGCTGATGAGCGAAGTCGAGCAGTACGGCGAATTTCGGGTGCTCGTGGGCCACATGGGAGACACCGAACCCGAACCGCTCAAAGCGGCAGCTGAGCATCTGCTGACCAGGTTGGGCGAGGGAGCGGTCGTCCTCGGTTCTGCGCCCGCCGCCGACAAAGTCTCGCTGGTAGCAGCCTTCAGCCCCCGAGCGATCGGCATGGGCCTCGACGCCGGTAAATTTATCGGGCCCATCGCCCAGATCGCCGGCGGCGGCGGCGGTGGTCGGCCCAACATCGCCCAAGCCGGCGGCAAGCAGCCCGAAAAGCTCAAGGCTGCCCTCGATCAGGCGTTTGCCAAACTCTACGACACCTTCAACGAGTAG
- a CDS encoding TerB family tellurite resistance protein translates to MRGVNPEALACAKVLTRVALADGYLKDSERIAIAEAAKAIELPGQLDLETLVVEEDSLEQLLAEITSPEVRSAVYRYASEIASLDGQTSTEEQALLDKIKAAYQLS, encoded by the coding sequence GTGAGGGGCGTCAATCCGGAGGCACTTGCCTGCGCGAAAGTTCTCACACGGGTTGCTCTGGCCGATGGCTATCTAAAAGACAGCGAGCGCATCGCTATCGCCGAAGCGGCAAAAGCGATCGAGCTACCCGGCCAACTCGACCTCGAAACGCTGGTCGTCGAGGAAGATTCTCTTGAGCAACTGCTGGCTGAAATCACCTCGCCGGAGGTGCGCTCCGCTGTTTACCGCTACGCCAGTGAAATAGCGAGTCTGGACGGCCAGACCAGCACCGAGGAGCAGGCGCTGCTCGACAAGATCAAGGCGGCCTATCAGCTTTCTTGA
- a CDS encoding alkene reductase, which produces MTVNLFSPFSLGSLSLPNRIVLAPLTRMRAGAGLAPVPLNATYYAQRAGAGLIVSEATQISQQGQGYVNTPGIYSEEQIAGWRLVTDAVHERGGRIFLQLWHVGRQSHPLLQPGGGLPVAPSAIVHEGVAITQEGPKPLVVPRALETDEIPAIVEQYRQGAINAQKAGFDGVEIHSANGYLLDQFLHDGSNQRTDRYGGSIENRARLLLEVIEAVLPLWESKRVGVRLSPSGSFGGMSDSDPQALFTHVVAALNSFDLAYLHLVEPRIDGNVTLDEPAGIPTPVFREIYRGTIISAGGHDKDSGNAMLAEGTADLIAYGRLYIANPDLPERFRQGAPLNPYDRDTFYGGDEKGYTDYPFLEKVQSA; this is translated from the coding sequence ATGACTGTCAACCTGTTCTCCCCGTTTTCGCTGGGAAGTCTCAGCTTACCCAACCGCATCGTGCTTGCTCCTCTGACCCGGATGCGGGCGGGAGCCGGTCTGGCCCCGGTGCCCTTAAATGCCACTTACTACGCCCAGCGGGCCGGAGCGGGCCTCATCGTCTCAGAAGCGACCCAGATCTCCCAGCAGGGCCAGGGCTACGTCAACACCCCCGGTATCTACAGCGAGGAACAGATAGCAGGCTGGCGGCTCGTCACCGACGCCGTTCACGAGCGGGGCGGGCGGATCTTTTTGCAACTGTGGCACGTCGGGCGGCAGTCCCACCCGCTCCTGCAGCCGGGCGGCGGGCTGCCGGTAGCTCCCTCCGCGATCGTTCACGAGGGTGTCGCGATCACCCAGGAAGGCCCGAAGCCGCTCGTGGTGCCCCGCGCCCTCGAAACGGACGAGATCCCTGCGATTGTCGAGCAGTACCGCCAGGGGGCGATCAACGCCCAAAAAGCTGGTTTCGACGGTGTGGAGATCCACTCCGCCAACGGCTACCTGCTCGATCAGTTCCTGCACGATGGCTCCAACCAGCGCACCGACCGCTACGGCGGCTCGATCGAAAACCGCGCCCGGCTCTTGCTGGAAGTGATCGAGGCGGTGCTTCCGCTTTGGGAGTCGAAGCGGGTGGGGGTGCGCCTCTCGCCCAGCGGCAGCTTCGGTGGGATGAGCGATTCGGACCCGCAAGCACTCTTTACCCACGTCGTCGCTGCCCTCAATTCCTTCGATCTGGCCTACCTGCACCTGGTCGAGCCGCGCATAGACGGCAACGTCACCCTCGATGAACCCGCAGGCATCCCGACCCCCGTCTTCCGTGAGATCTATCGGGGCACGATTATCTCCGCCGGTGGCCACGACAAAGACAGCGGCAACGCCATGCTCGCCGAAGGAACAGCGGACCTGATCGCCTATGGCCGCCTGTATATCGCCAATCCGGACCTGCCCGAGCGCTTCCGTCAGGGTGCTCCCCTCAACCCCTACGACCGCGATACCTTCTACGGCGGCGACGAGAAGGGCTACACCGATTACCCGTTTTTAGAGAAGGTCCAATCGGCCTGA
- a CDS encoding Uma2 family endonuclease, with protein MQPAASGPVRWTTSDLECLPQSSNRYEIIAGELFVARAPHWKHQQVSGRIFARLDSWASESGCGQAAIVPGILFGDTDNVVPDVVWASGERLNALLDAAGHLNGAPELVVEVLSPGEQNERRDREFKLKLYSTQGVQEYWIVDWQLQQLEIYRREQAVLRLVATLLSGDTLESPLLPGFSCPIGPLFT; from the coding sequence GTGCAGCCGGCAGCGAGCGGACCGGTGCGCTGGACGACGAGCGATCTCGAGTGTCTGCCCCAAAGCAGCAACCGCTACGAGATCATCGCTGGAGAACTGTTCGTGGCCCGCGCTCCCCACTGGAAACATCAGCAGGTGAGTGGCCGGATCTTTGCCCGCTTAGACAGCTGGGCCAGTGAGAGCGGCTGTGGCCAGGCGGCGATCGTACCGGGAATTCTCTTTGGTGATACCGATAACGTTGTTCCAGACGTGGTCTGGGCGAGTGGTGAGCGCCTGAACGCTCTGCTCGATGCGGCAGGCCACCTGAACGGTGCTCCGGAACTGGTGGTAGAAGTGCTTTCGCCGGGAGAACAAAATGAACGGCGCGACCGTGAGTTCAAGCTCAAGCTCTACTCGACCCAAGGCGTGCAGGAGTACTGGATCGTCGATTGGCAGCTGCAGCAGCTTGAAATTTATCGGCGCGAGCAGGCCGTCCTCAGGCTGGTAGCTACCCTCCTGAGCGGTGACACTTTAGAAAGCCCACTGCTGCCAGGGTTTAGCTGCCCCATTGGGCCACTTTTTACCTGA
- a CDS encoding DM13 domain-containing protein, whose amino-acid sequence MKKPFALALALALMGSPSVVGAQEAMSAPPAATATASTGGTPSFTSVDAKATGTARILTAAGGRAYVELSKDFSLGDAPAPYVLLYKSAEPPHKGYVAGQYVNLGALKNRKGAQRYAIPSGVDLTGIRSIAIWCKKFDVTLAYARLGG is encoded by the coding sequence ATGAAGAAGCCTTTTGCCCTTGCCCTCGCCCTCGCCCTTATGGGCTCGCCCTCTGTCGTCGGTGCCCAGGAGGCGATGAGTGCTCCTCCGGCTGCGACTGCGACCGCCTCCACCGGCGGCACTCCGAGCTTTACGAGCGTCGATGCCAAGGCTACCGGCACCGCCCGCATCCTCACCGCTGCCGGCGGCAGAGCCTACGTCGAGCTGAGCAAGGACTTTAGCCTGGGCGATGCTCCAGCCCCCTACGTGTTGCTCTACAAGAGCGCCGAGCCGCCCCACAAAGGTTACGTCGCCGGTCAGTACGTCAACCTCGGTGCCCTCAAAAACCGCAAGGGCGCACAGCGCTACGCCATCCCATCGGGGGTCGATCTGACGGGCATCCGCTCGATCGCCATCTGGTGCAAGAAATTCGATGTCACCCTCGCCTACGCCAGACTCGGCGGTTGA
- a CDS encoding TetR/AcrR family transcriptional regulator, whose translation MEEDPAKAAVAEGSATSSRESTKQLLIRTGHRILREKGYSGTGLQEVLQSCNVPKGSFYHFFASKEDFGLAIIDYDAAQHKQELDSYLEDEHYTPLVRLRRYFEMKCQYFQARRHREGCLVGKLAQELAEQNETFRVRIERFFADWESDIARCLVRAQQAGEIPLHLDAHNLAAFLINSWEGALAQMKVNRSTLPLQIFMDFSFKILLQNRFVP comes from the coding sequence ATGGAAGAAGATCCTGCAAAAGCTGCCGTCGCCGAGGGTAGCGCTACCAGCAGCCGGGAGAGCACAAAGCAGCTACTCATCCGGACCGGCCACCGGATCTTGCGCGAAAAAGGCTACAGCGGCACCGGCCTGCAGGAAGTTTTGCAGTCCTGCAACGTACCGAAGGGCTCTTTTTATCACTTCTTTGCGAGCAAAGAAGATTTTGGCCTCGCGATCATCGATTACGACGCTGCCCAGCACAAGCAGGAACTCGACAGTTATCTCGAAGACGAGCACTACACGCCTCTGGTGCGTCTCAGGCGCTACTTCGAGATGAAGTGCCAGTACTTTCAAGCGCGCCGGCACCGCGAGGGTTGCCTGGTGGGCAAACTCGCCCAGGAGTTGGCCGAGCAGAACGAGACGTTCCGGGTGCGCATCGAGCGCTTCTTTGCCGACTGGGAGAGCGATATTGCCCGTTGCCTGGTCAGAGCCCAGCAGGCGGGGGAGATCCCGCTGCACCTCGACGCCCACAACCTTGCGGCCTTTTTAATCAACAGCTGGGAAGGGGCACTCGCCCAGATGAAGGTGAACCGCAGCACGCTGCCGCTGCAGATCTTCATGGACTTCAGCTTCAAGATTTTGCTGCAAAACAGGTTCGTCCCTTAG